From the Flavimarina sp. Hel_I_48 genome, one window contains:
- a CDS encoding alkaline phosphatase D family protein gives MKINNKIFFLICLVMGGIYAQKPDNSVDNKAFVIAFGSCNKVEEPNPFWEQVTTLEPDLFIWGGDNIYADTGNMKKMEKMYNAQNANPEYAKVKAQIPIMATWDDHDYGKNDAGKEWRKKEKSQQLFLDFLDVDKNDPRRNQDGIYYAENFSKGEKEIKVIVLDTRYFRSAPLPSPHPNKRYTPAVDSSVTLLGARQWEWLEDQLVNNTADFTFVMSSIQLLSGEHGFETWGNFPIEVDRFLNLLEKSKAKNVIILSGDRHISEFSKKVSPQLGYPLIDFTSSGLTHAYTQFDGEPNKYRVGNVIAERSFGVIKVDLATNNVIFEIIGADGDQLQKIEQNY, from the coding sequence ATGAAAATCAACAACAAAATTTTCTTCCTTATTTGTCTTGTAATGGGCGGTATTTATGCTCAAAAACCAGATAATTCAGTAGATAACAAAGCTTTTGTTATCGCTTTTGGCTCTTGCAACAAAGTGGAAGAGCCCAACCCTTTCTGGGAACAGGTTACCACCCTTGAGCCTGATCTTTTTATCTGGGGCGGCGATAATATCTATGCAGATACCGGGAATATGAAGAAGATGGAAAAAATGTACAATGCGCAAAATGCGAACCCTGAATACGCGAAAGTAAAAGCGCAGATCCCGATAATGGCCACCTGGGATGATCATGATTATGGTAAGAACGATGCCGGTAAGGAGTGGCGCAAAAAAGAAAAGAGCCAACAATTATTTCTTGATTTTCTTGATGTTGATAAAAACGATCCCAGACGTAATCAGGATGGCATTTATTATGCTGAAAATTTCAGTAAAGGGGAGAAAGAAATCAAAGTTATCGTGCTGGACACCCGCTATTTTAGAAGTGCGCCATTGCCTTCACCGCATCCCAATAAACGTTATACCCCAGCGGTAGATAGTTCTGTCACGCTTCTGGGAGCGCGGCAATGGGAATGGCTGGAAGATCAGCTGGTCAATAATACGGCTGATTTTACTTTTGTCATGAGCAGTATACAGCTACTTAGTGGAGAGCACGGGTTTGAAACCTGGGGCAATTTTCCTATCGAAGTAGATCGATTTTTGAACCTACTGGAAAAAAGTAAGGCCAAGAACGTGATCATTTTAAGTGGTGACCGCCATATTTCAGAATTTTCAAAGAAAGTGAGTCCACAATTGGGCTATCCCCTGATCGACTTTACTTCAAGCGGACTTACCCATGCGTATACACAGTTTGATGGGGAGCCTAACAAATATCGCGTGGGAAATGTAATTGCAGAGCGAAGTTTTGGGGTGATAAAAGTAGATTTAGCGACTAATAATGTCATTTTTGAAATAATAGGGGCAGATGGTGATCAACTTCAAAAGATCGAACAAAATTATTGA
- a CDS encoding DHH family phosphoesterase yields the protein MDQEQINQLKDLLSAPKKIVIVPHKNPDGDAMGSTLALYQYLKKDGHDATVVSPNDYPQFLKWLPFEEKVVKFDQQNAIAVQLIKNAEIIFTLDFNHLSRTGDMEQALKDATADFVMIDHHQQPDNYATVTYSDVHVCATCQMVYHTFEMLDATGSIDVDMATCLYTGIMTDTGSFRFRSTSSRTHRVIANLIDKGADNAFIHQQIYDANSPKRMQLLGSALNNLRVLPEFKAAYITLSQEELDAHNYEKGDTEGFVNYALSLQDTRLAMIFIENKQEGIIKISLRSEGDFSVNEMAREHFHGGGHINAAGGRSDRSMADTVDYFISILPQYKLALNA from the coding sequence ATGGATCAAGAACAAATAAATCAACTGAAAGACCTGCTTTCAGCACCAAAAAAAATCGTAATCGTACCGCATAAAAACCCAGATGGGGATGCGATGGGTTCTACTCTAGCCTTGTATCAATACCTTAAGAAAGATGGTCACGACGCTACAGTTGTTTCCCCTAATGATTACCCCCAGTTCTTAAAATGGCTTCCTTTTGAGGAAAAAGTGGTAAAATTTGATCAACAAAATGCAATCGCAGTACAGCTTATAAAGAATGCTGAAATCATTTTCACCCTAGACTTTAATCACTTGAGCAGAACGGGCGATATGGAACAGGCATTAAAGGATGCCACGGCGGACTTTGTAATGATAGATCACCACCAGCAGCCAGATAATTATGCTACGGTCACTTATAGTGACGTTCATGTTTGTGCTACGTGCCAGATGGTTTACCATACATTTGAAATGCTGGATGCCACCGGAAGCATAGACGTGGATATGGCCACTTGCCTGTATACAGGAATTATGACCGATACGGGTTCGTTCAGGTTTCGTTCTACCTCCTCGCGCACGCACCGCGTTATAGCAAATCTTATTGATAAAGGCGCAGACAATGCATTTATACATCAGCAGATTTATGATGCAAACAGTCCAAAACGTATGCAATTACTGGGCAGCGCACTCAATAACCTTAGGGTTTTACCAGAATTCAAGGCCGCCTATATAACACTCAGTCAGGAAGAACTTGATGCCCACAATTATGAAAAAGGCGATACCGAAGGTTTTGTGAATTACGCGCTTTCCCTTCAGGATACCAGACTTGCCATGATCTTTATTGAAAATAAGCAGGAAGGTATCATAAAAATATCGCTGCGCTCTGAAGGTGATTTTTCGGTAAATGAAATGGCACGGGAGCACTTTCATGGCGGAGGGCACATAAATGCTGCTGGTGGCCGCAGCGACCGTTCTATGGCAGATACGGTTGATTATTTTATTAGTATCTTACCACAATATAAGCTTGCATTAAATGCGTAA
- the gldI gene encoding gliding motility-associated peptidyl-prolyl isomerase GldI: protein MRNLLYLLLLCVLASCKTPEARRPVSQNSGSYIDASIARNKKLNKAEESAILKEIKNNPEQEYIASADGFWYTYDTKEKDSIDKSFPQVGDVVTFTYDIQSIAGEEIVSKKELGTQTYQIDQSNQELMPGLRAGIKLMREGETVTFLFPSHKAFGYYGYENKIGMNRPIKSTVTLQSITLKTEQE from the coding sequence ATGCGTAACCTACTCTATCTTTTGCTCTTGTGTGTCCTGGCCAGTTGTAAAACGCCAGAGGCACGCCGACCGGTTTCTCAGAATTCTGGTTCTTATATTGACGCTTCTATCGCGCGCAATAAAAAGCTCAATAAAGCCGAAGAAAGTGCTATTTTAAAAGAAATAAAGAACAATCCAGAGCAGGAATATATTGCCTCAGCTGATGGTTTCTGGTACACTTATGATACGAAAGAAAAGGATAGTATTGATAAAAGCTTTCCACAAGTAGGCGACGTGGTCACCTTTACCTACGATATTCAATCCATTGCCGGCGAGGAAATTGTTTCCAAGAAAGAACTGGGCACGCAAACATATCAAATAGATCAAAGCAATCAGGAACTTATGCCCGGCCTGCGGGCAGGGATCAAACTCATGAGGGAGGGAGAAACGGTCACTTTTCTTTTTCCATCCCACAAAGCCTTTGGTTATTACGGTTATGAAAATAAAATAGGGATGAACAGACCTATAAAGTCAACGGTCACCCTACAATCTATCACTCTTAAAACCGAACAGGAATAA
- a CDS encoding peptidylprolyl isomerase, translating into MTSKNVFILCAMLFMFWGCKEKYPDLEDGLYAEIVTDKGTMIAELYFEKTPVTVGSFVSLAEGTSEAVDSTYKGKHFYNGLSFHRIIKDFMIQGGDPDGNGSGGPGYKFFDELRPDLRHDTIGILSMANSGYGTNGSQFFITHKPTPHLDGYDMEGNLKNCENPRTGCHTVFGKVVKGFETLNTIANVEVPNPQDGKPANPVTIEEINIIRKGGAARRFDAAKTFREGMDAKKKEEAKAAQEQTSRMEEMSSGFEEKRKEATILDSGLGILKTTTGDGDQPKLGQTVLVDYAGYFEDGQLFDSNSKVIADKWNMQTRPSIEKYAPYEVVYGPEASMIAGFKEGLQQMKVGDKATLFIPYHLGYGERGYAIIPPKTDLVFEVEILGIK; encoded by the coding sequence ATGACGTCAAAAAATGTGTTTATACTGTGCGCAATGCTTTTCATGTTCTGGGGATGCAAAGAAAAATATCCTGATCTTGAAGATGGTCTGTATGCTGAAATCGTAACGGACAAAGGCACTATGATTGCAGAACTTTATTTTGAAAAAACGCCCGTAACCGTGGGTAGTTTCGTTTCCCTCGCCGAAGGAACAAGTGAAGCCGTAGATTCAACCTATAAGGGAAAACACTTTTATAATGGCCTGTCCTTTCACCGTATCATCAAGGATTTTATGATACAGGGCGGAGATCCTGACGGCAATGGTTCTGGTGGACCAGGATACAAGTTTTTTGATGAATTGCGTCCAGATCTGCGCCACGATACGATAGGTATACTCTCCATGGCCAACTCAGGCTATGGTACAAATGGCAGCCAGTTTTTTATCACCCACAAACCTACCCCGCACCTGGATGGTTATGATATGGAAGGCAACCTGAAAAACTGCGAGAACCCGCGTACGGGTTGTCATACGGTTTTTGGTAAAGTAGTAAAAGGTTTTGAAACACTTAATACCATTGCAAATGTGGAAGTGCCCAATCCTCAGGATGGAAAACCTGCCAACCCCGTTACTATTGAAGAGATAAATATTATTCGCAAGGGTGGCGCCGCACGTAGGTTTGACGCGGCAAAGACCTTTAGGGAAGGTATGGATGCTAAAAAGAAAGAGGAAGCAAAAGCAGCTCAGGAGCAAACGTCCCGCATGGAGGAAATGTCGAGCGGTTTTGAAGAAAAACGTAAAGAGGCCACAATCTTAGATAGTGGTCTGGGAATTCTCAAAACCACTACCGGAGATGGCGACCAGCCAAAATTAGGCCAAACGGTATTAGTGGATTATGCCGGTTATTTTGAAGACGGTCAATTGTTTGACTCAAATAGCAAGGTCATTGCAGATAAATGGAACATGCAAACCAGACCTTCTATAGAGAAGTATGCTCCATATGAAGTGGTTTACGGTCCTGAAGCGAGTATGATCGCCGGTTTTAAAGAAGGATTACAACAAATGAAAGTAGGCGATAAAGCCACTTTATTTATACCGTATCATTTAGGTTATGGTGAACGCGGCTATGCCATTATACCTCCCAAAACAGATCTTGTATTTGAAGTTGAAATTCTCGGGATTAAATAG
- a CDS encoding CocE/NonD family hydrolase has protein sequence MKKITQVCTLLFLFIGITMIAQDLEYVKAHYDKKEVMIEMRDGIKLHTTIYSPKDKSKKYPMLMMRTPYSCKPYGENAFKNRIGPNEFLVKEGNIFVHQDVRGRWNSEGVYDNMRPYIPNKKGKQIDEASDTYDTIEWLVNNVENTNENVGIWGISYPGFYATYSLLSEHPALKAVSPQACISDFFFDDFHHNGAYLLSYWRATAVFGYMKDEPTKEAWYKFPELGTEDQYQFFLEHEPLTSLDSFYKEDNVFWQQLKDHSSYDEFWQKRNILPHLKDIKPAVMIVGGLFDAEDLYGPFQTYKQIEKTSNNYNTIVYGPWSHGDWARSDVRQAIGNVYFGDNLSRDYQQNVETKFFNHFLKEDGKGELDLPEAQMYDTGSNTWDSFTEWPAKAATQKTMYLGADQILSENAAGDFENTFTSDPKKPVPYSEDIKMVFTPRKYMTDDQRFAARRPDVLVFETEVLEEDMTLSGPIKAKLQVATTGTDADWIVKVIDVFPADAEDFEETQEYLKMGNYFMMVRSEVMRGRFRNDFSKPEPFKPNTKTPVNFELQAVNHTFKKGHKLQIQVQSTWFPLLDLNPQTFVPNIYKAKAEDFKKHEHTIYGDSAIEFSVIE, from the coding sequence ATGAAGAAGATTACCCAAGTATGCACCTTGTTGTTCCTTTTTATAGGGATTACAATGATTGCGCAGGACCTAGAATACGTCAAAGCGCACTACGATAAGAAGGAAGTAATGATAGAGATGCGCGATGGCATTAAGCTACACACCACTATTTATTCGCCAAAAGATAAGTCAAAAAAATATCCCATGCTGATGATGCGCACGCCCTATAGCTGCAAACCTTACGGGGAAAACGCATTTAAAAACCGAATAGGACCCAATGAATTTCTGGTAAAGGAAGGAAATATATTTGTACATCAGGACGTGCGCGGCCGCTGGAACAGTGAAGGGGTTTACGATAACATGCGCCCCTATATTCCGAATAAAAAGGGCAAACAAATTGATGAAGCCAGCGACACCTATGATACCATAGAATGGCTCGTAAACAATGTGGAAAATACAAACGAGAACGTAGGCATCTGGGGTATTTCCTATCCTGGTTTTTACGCAACATACTCCTTGTTGAGCGAGCACCCCGCGTTAAAAGCAGTATCCCCACAAGCTTGTATTTCTGATTTCTTTTTTGATGATTTTCACCATAATGGCGCTTATTTATTGAGTTACTGGCGCGCCACGGCCGTTTTTGGTTATATGAAAGATGAACCTACAAAAGAAGCCTGGTACAAATTTCCAGAACTGGGAACCGAAGATCAATATCAGTTTTTTCTGGAGCATGAGCCGCTCACCAGTTTAGACAGTTTTTATAAGGAAGATAACGTCTTCTGGCAACAGCTAAAAGACCATTCCAGCTATGACGAGTTCTGGCAAAAACGAAATATCCTTCCGCATTTAAAAGATATCAAACCAGCGGTTATGATCGTGGGCGGTTTATTTGATGCCGAAGATCTTTACGGTCCTTTTCAAACCTACAAACAGATTGAGAAAACGAGCAATAACTACAATACCATCGTTTATGGTCCGTGGAGCCATGGCGACTGGGCGCGCAGTGATGTACGCCAGGCGATAGGCAATGTTTATTTTGGCGATAACCTTTCACGTGATTACCAGCAAAATGTGGAAACTAAATTTTTCAACCACTTTTTAAAGGAAGATGGAAAGGGCGAACTCGACCTGCCGGAAGCACAGATGTATGATACCGGTTCAAATACCTGGGATTCCTTTACCGAATGGCCCGCAAAAGCAGCAACTCAAAAAACCATGTATCTGGGGGCAGATCAAATACTGAGCGAGAATGCAGCTGGTGATTTTGAAAATACCTTTACCAGCGATCCCAAGAAACCAGTACCCTATTCAGAAGATATAAAAATGGTATTTACACCCAGAAAATATATGACCGATGATCAACGTTTTGCAGCGCGACGTCCTGATGTGCTTGTTTTTGAAACGGAAGTTCTTGAAGAAGATATGACGCTCTCTGGCCCAATTAAAGCAAAATTACAGGTAGCCACGACCGGTACAGATGCAGACTGGATCGTAAAAGTAATAGACGTTTTCCCGGCAGATGCAGAAGATTTTGAAGAAACGCAGGAGTATTTGAAAATGGGGAATTATTTTATGATGGTGCGCAGCGAAGTGATGCGCGGTCGTTTTAGAAATGATTTTTCAAAGCCCGAGCCTTTTAAACCGAATACCAAAACACCGGTTAATTTTGAACTTCAAGCAGTAAACCACACCTTTAAAAAAGGGCATAAATTGCAGATACAGGTACAAAGCACCTGGTTTCCCCTGTTAGATTTAAATCCGCAGACGTTTGTACCTAATATTTATAAAGCAAAAGCAGAAGATTTCAAGAAACACGAACATACAATATACGGCGATTCTGCTATCGAATTTTCAGTAATAGAATAG
- the tilS gene encoding tRNA lysidine(34) synthetase TilS — translation MLEAFKNHLNAQFPDLGKVTSILAISGGLDSVVLAHLLHSLKINVIFAHCNFNLRATESDNDALFVEKLAKTLKNRVFVQNFDTLAFAKDHKISTQMAARELRYAWFEELRERQRATYILTAHHANDALETFLINLSRGSGIDGLKGIPEQNGSVLRPLLPFSREEIADYAAENALQWREDASNGSDKYQRNHLRHHAIPALLEAAPNMLDNFAESLKHLQATSALVDDYISFIYPKVVTHTFDGFRLNIEQLAQLPNRNAVLYELLKSFGFSAWDDIYALPDAQSGKVVFSETHRIIKDRDFLLLTEHEDPAEQTIEVKKTDQMLQLNGMLLSIESVEKIPDLGSKSVVFEAEMLDFPLTVRNWKEGDYFYPFGMQGKKKLSKYFKDEKFSTLDKEKVKVLCNGNEIIWIMGHRSDERYRVQNGAKKLLKFTVSDLA, via the coding sequence ATGCTAGAAGCCTTTAAAAATCATCTGAATGCACAGTTTCCTGATCTTGGTAAAGTAACATCCATTCTGGCGATAAGCGGCGGTCTGGACAGCGTTGTGCTCGCACATCTTCTGCATAGCCTTAAAATCAATGTCATTTTTGCCCATTGCAATTTTAACCTCCGCGCTACGGAAAGCGATAACGATGCCCTATTTGTTGAAAAACTGGCTAAAACCCTTAAAAATCGGGTTTTTGTTCAAAATTTTGATACGCTGGCCTTTGCCAAAGATCATAAAATCTCTACACAAATGGCGGCGCGCGAATTGCGTTATGCCTGGTTTGAGGAACTCCGGGAAAGGCAGCGTGCAACGTATATCCTTACCGCGCACCACGCCAATGATGCGCTCGAAACTTTTCTGATCAACCTGAGCAGGGGGAGTGGTATTGATGGTTTAAAAGGAATTCCGGAGCAAAATGGGTCGGTTTTAAGGCCATTATTGCCATTTTCACGGGAAGAAATTGCGGATTACGCAGCAGAAAACGCACTCCAGTGGCGAGAGGATGCCAGTAATGGTTCAGATAAATACCAGCGAAACCATTTGCGCCATCATGCCATTCCCGCCCTGCTGGAAGCAGCTCCTAATATGCTGGATAATTTTGCAGAATCGCTAAAACACTTACAGGCGACCAGCGCGCTTGTTGACGATTATATCTCTTTTATTTACCCAAAAGTTGTTACGCATACTTTTGACGGTTTTCGGTTGAATATTGAGCAGTTGGCGCAACTTCCCAACCGTAATGCAGTTCTTTACGAACTGCTAAAAAGTTTTGGGTTTTCTGCCTGGGACGATATTTATGCGCTGCCTGATGCCCAGTCAGGAAAAGTTGTTTTTTCGGAAACGCATAGAATAATCAAGGATCGTGATTTTCTTCTCTTAACCGAACATGAAGACCCAGCGGAGCAGACTATAGAAGTTAAGAAAACAGATCAAATGCTTCAGTTAAACGGCATGCTGTTAAGCATAGAATCGGTAGAAAAAATACCAGATTTAGGTTCAAAATCGGTTGTTTTTGAGGCAGAAATGCTGGATTTTCCGCTTACGGTCCGTAATTGGAAGGAAGGTGATTATTTTTATCCTTTTGGGATGCAGGGCAAAAAGAAGCTCAGCAAATATTTTAAGGATGAGAAATTCTCTACTTTAGACAAAGAAAAGGTGAAAGTACTTTGCAATGGCAATGAGATCATCTGGATTATGGGCCACCGCAGCGACGAACGCTACCGGGTTCAAAATGGAGCAAAAAAGCTATTGAAATTCACCGTATCAGACCTAGCTTAA